In the genome of Abyssalbus ytuae, the window AATTCCACTGCATGTACTTTGGCTTCCTGCGTACCGCTTTTAAGGCCATAGTATGCAACATCCATATCAGTTCTTTCATACTTAAGGCTTAGTAACTTAAAAATGGTTTGCAGACTATGTTCCAATTGTTGTTGTAATATGGTTAAAATCCCTTCTCTGGCAATAAAGATCTCTGTAGCTTTATCATTAGTGGTTTCCATAGGAATAGACTTCTTTATTTCATTTTGAATTGAAGCTATAGAATTAATTGTATTCCTGTAGTAAGCGGTTTCTCTTAAAATTGTTTTTATAAGCTTTTTCTGATCAAATAATAAATCATGCTTTCCTTTTTGCAGTTTATTTAATGATTTTGAGGCCTGTAAGCGTATTATTATATCCTTACTCCTCATCAGGTTAAAAAGTATAAACACAGAATTCTGATTTCTAAACTCCTCAACTATTCTGGGTATGTATTGCTTTATATTATCATTTACAGTATCATCGGCCACATACTTTGCCAGAGTAAGAGTTATTCCCTGTCCAAATCTTTTTAATGCCTTTATAGCAGGTTTTCTATATTTTTTTTCACCCACAAAATCCATCAAAATACTAATAAATCTTTCTTCTGCAGTTAACCCGGCTGCTTTAATGGCATGTTTAACTATATAAGGAGATTTGTTGTTAAAATGAGCTGAAATAAAAGATAAATACTTACGTTTTTGAGCATACCCCAGAGTAATTAAAAAGTTTGCTATTTCTTCTTCCCTCACAGGATGGTCCGTGTTTTCCAGTTTTCTTAATTTATTTTCTATTCGTGAGTTCAAATCGTATTTTAAAGCTATTTTATTATTATTTGAAGCTTCTTTAGCCAGGCACAACAAAGCTGCATTGGCTATATAATCATTTTTATGGTCAAGATATAAGTTAAAAATATTATCATCTTTTAAATCGGTATGAAGAATTAAATATTGCATAGCGGCAAATACGACCCCATCATTTTTGGTAGTATGCACAATGTCTTTAATTTTCCCTATGGCGGTACCCTTATCATAAAAGTATAATTGCTCTATAACCGCAGTTTTTACATTAGACGACGGATGATTCAATAAATTTATTATTCTTTGTTTTAACGACTTTAAACGAAAACTGTTAATATTTTCCAGCACAAAAAGTATTTCATCTTCTGTCCCGTTCTTGAAAACCCTTAAAGCAGATTTTAACGAAGTATCTTTCTTAAGCCCTTCTTTTTTATTTTCATTGGCAATTAATGAATTTTTAAGGTTAATCCGGAAAGAATCAAAATAAGCTTCCCTTAACCTGTAAATTAAAACAATCCATAAAAAAATAAACAGAAGTACTATAACGGTTATAAAGGAGGTGCTTAAATCCATTCTTTTTATCAGAAAAATTAATAAAAGGCCTGCTATTCCTGTTGCAACACTGTCTACCACTACATCTATATATGACTTTGCCTGGCTTTTAATATGGTAAGGTATAGGAAGTACCGAAAGCTCTATGGCAGCCCTGCTAAGAGACTGTTTAAAGCTACTGTCAATTCCTTTAATTATTATTAATACCCAAAGTTCCGGAAAAGTTAAAAACAACAAACACCCCAGGGCAATACTCAATGGTAAAATAAGAAGCGATGAAGCTACCCCAAAATAACCTACTATTCTGTTTGTTAAAAATAATTGTATTACCAATGCTATTACATTGAATGTTGAAAACCAAAAACCAAAAAAGGAAGCCAGCGAATCAGGATCAGGAATGGCATTATGTGCAAAATCACTAAACTGAAAATCTACCAGCTTGGCAATAAGTACTCCCACTCCTGTTATATAGGCCAAATACGTTAAGTGTTTTGAATTAATAATTAATTGAAGTGATGACTTGTAGCCGTTGGAATCTGTGCCTTTTCTCTGCCTTTGTATGTAAGCACTTAATTTTTTTACTCTCAGCCTCCATATTACCTGTACTAAAGGAATACAACTTAAAATAAGCATGGCTGCTACCATTATTACAATACGGGTTCCAAACAATGAGGATAAAACTGTAGTAAGATAACCTCCAAAAATCCCCCCAGCTATAGCTCCTGCTCCTATAAATCCAAAAAGCCGTTTAGCTTCCCTTACATTATAAACCATATTAGCCAGCATCCAGAATTGAGAAGTTGCCAGTACAGCAAATAAAGAAACTCCCAGGTAATATACATATAAAAAAACGTCATTAACAAGCGAAAAGTCCAAAAGAAAAGTCAACAAAACAAATGCAAGTCCAAAACATACAAGGGTTGTTATTGTTATTTTTAAAAAAGAAAAATGCCTGACTGCTTTATTATAAAAATAAGAACTAACAATGGCAAAAAACGCCATTAGAATATATGCATAAGGTAAATGACGGGCACCTAACCCGGATAAAAAAAGCGCATTAACCGTAGGCTTTACAATTAAAAGTACTGATATTAAAAGGAAAATATAGAATTGCATCAAGAAAGAAATACGTATTTCCCCTTCCCTTATATCAAATGCTTTTTTAAATAAATTTCTTATCATAAGTGTTAGTTACTTGTCATCAAACAACAGGAAAAATTTTTAATTCTTAACTGCATATAAAATTACAGTTTAAAGTAGTACAAATAATTATTACTTTTTGTAAAAAAAATGACTTGATCAAAATTATTTATAACCTGTTAAATAAGTTTTTAAAATATTTTCTTTTTTAAATGAGAACCTCAGATATTTGTACCTGAAAAAATCAGGTATGAACTCTCCAACTCATCAACGTATTTCTTTAAGTGTTTACTTTTTCCTTTCAGGTTTTTGTTTTTCTACCTGGGCTTCCCGTATACCAACTATTAAGGATATGTTCCATCTTAATGAAGCAGAATTGGGAAATATGCTGTTAGCTATGCCTATAAGTTCATTACTGGGGTTGCCTATTTCAGGTTGGTTAGTATCAAAATTTGACAGTAGGACACCCTTACTTTTTTCTTTTATTTTTTTCTCATTATCGCTATTGTTAATAGGTTATTCAACAAGTATTGTAATGTTATTGATAGCTATATGCAGTTTTGCTTTCTTTATGAGAATACTTAATATTTCCATGAATACCCAGTCTATTGCTCTTCAAAAAAGTTTCCAAAAAAAAATAATAGGTTCCTTTCACGGTATTTGGAGTACCGGCGGGTTATCCGGAGTTGGTTTTTCAACTTTAATGGTAAAAATGAATATTTCAATAGAGAAACACTTGTTAATAACCGCTGTTTTTACACTTGTAAGTTCTCTCCTGGCCTATCGTTATTTAATAAAAAACGATAAGTCTAAATACGGTAATAAATTAATTATAGGCAAACCTGATCCGTTTATTTTTTTCCTGGGCATTCTTGTCTTTTTTGCAGCAGTGTGTGAAGGTGGTATGTATGATTGGAGTGGAGTATATTTTAAAGAAGTAATAAAAGAAGAAATATTTACTTTTGGGTACCTTATTTTTATGGCTTTTATGGCTTTATCGCGATTTTTCTCCGACAGGCTTATTGAAAATATCGGAATGAAAAAAACATATATCTTAAGTGCTTTATTCATTTCGTTAGGTATTTCTACTGCAGTCATTTTTCCTTTTTTCTGGCCCGCAATGATTGGTTTTTGCCTGGTAGGGTTTGGCACAGCTTCAGTATTTCCCATGACATTTTCCCTGGCTGGAACCTCAAAAAAATATTCACCGGGTATGGCCATTTCTATTATTGTAACCTACGGTATTGCAGGTATGTTAATTGGCCCTCCCCTGATTGGTTATGTTGCACATGCCTTTAACCTGAAAGTATCGTTTGTAATTTTTATTCTTTCTGGCATAATGCTGGTACCCGTCTCTCAATTGGTATTTAAATATCAAAAAAAGCAATCTTAATCGTTTTGTGCTAAAAATAGCACAAAACAATCCTAAAATAATGTTATCAGCTTGTATTTCTGTGATTTATGTTGTAAATTAAATGGTTAATTGAACTATAAAATAAGTACACGTATATGAGGCAACTTAAAATTACCAAACAAGTTACAAACAGAGAGTCCAAATCTTTAAATTCTTATCTTCAGGATGTGAGCAGAATTGATATGATAACTGCCAATGAAGAAGTAGAGCTCGCTCAAAGAATTAAGAAAGGTGATCAGGCCGCTTTGGAAAGATTAACCAGGGCCAATTTACGTTTTGTGGTTTCCGTCGCAAAACAATATCAAAATCAGGGCCTAAACTTATCCGATTTGATAAACGAAGGCAATGTTGGACTTGTAAAAGCTGCCAAAAGATTTGATGAAACCCGGGGATTTAAATTTATTTCTTATGCCGTATGGTGGATAAGACAATCTATTTTACAGGCAATTGCCGAAAAAGGACGTATTGTACGTTTACCGTTAAACAAAATTGGCGAAATAAGCAAAATAAACAAATCTGTTGAAAGACTCCAGCAACTTTTTGAGAGAAAGCCAACTGCCGAGGAAATTGCACGTGACCTGGATATGCCTGAATATAAAATAAAACTGACCCTAAAGAATATAAGTAGAAATTTATCCCTGGATGCTCCTTTTCAGGAAGATGAAAGTAATAATAATTTATACAGTGTTATTAAAGCTGAAGATTCTCCCAAACCTGATAAAAACCTCATACACGATTCATTAAAAATTGAAATTGACCGTGCACTAGATACTCTTTCTCCACGTGAAAAAGACGTTGTCAAATTAAATTTCGGGTTAAACGACCATCCGGCAATGACTCTTGAAGAAATTGGAAAGGCTTTTGACCTTACAAGAGAAAGGGTAAGGCAAATACGAGAAAAAGCCATCAGGAGGTTAAGAAACCAGTCCAGAAGCAGGGTTCTTAAAATGTATTTGGGGCAAAACTAATTAGTTAAACTTATAAGTTAAACTTACAGACCAGTAAAAAGTATTCTCTAACTCTTCGTTTAATATCTCATCATCTACAGTAATTGTAGTTTCATTTTGAGGAAAAGCAAAAACAGGAATGAATGCCAGTTCAAAATTATCAAATTCATACCCTGCAATGAGGCTTAGTTCGTAATCTAAAAGAACAAATTTATCAGCTTCCTCAATTACAATATTTTGGGGTGGATCAGTAATACCCGAAGAGTTTTTTCCTTTTCTTCTGCCTAAACGCTGGGTTTGATAGTATGTATTATAAAAGTTGAGGGAACCGGCATTTATACCAAACCCTGGTAAAAGGTAAAAGCTGTTTTTACGATCTATATATATGGTTTTATTCAATTCAGTTCCCAGAAAAATGTCAGTATCATTGTCACTAAAATACATGCTGCCCATTATATAAGCATTGAGTAAGGAAAGATCAAAACCTGCATAAACTGAGACATCTGAGGAAACAGAAGATTGAACATTATAACTATCATCATTAAAAAAATATCCGGTTATTGAAATTCCTGTAATGAATTTTTCTTTTTTTAAGTCATATCCTCCGGACAAGGTAAATAAATCTACTCTACCTTCATCTGGGGAAGTTAAATAAGATAGTGATCCACTGGTATACAACCCGGATTTATGAGTATACGTTAAGGAGGCTATTAAATAAGGTGCTTCAATAGTATCTTTCCTTCCCATAAAAACAGCATCGCTTATATATGCCATATCGGCTTCCAAATATGATACGTTACCTTCCGGTTTATTCGGATTTTTAGTTGCCTGTTGTGATAACATATAAAACGGCCCAACAAAGATCAGAAATATTATAGCTTTTTTCATTCTGCTAAAATTTTTAGTAAATAAAAATGGCTTCTCTAAAGAAGCCATTCTTTAAATCAGGTATTACCTTTTTTCTTTTTTTGTACCATAGGCTTCTGCATTTTTTTAGTGGCCTTTTTCTTCATTACCATTTTTCGGTGTTCAAAAGTATTTTTATACTTCATTCCCTCCATATTCAAACACTCTCCTTCCTGTAACCTCAATTGTTGACGACTTTTGTTTTGATAAGTTCCGTCGGGATTAACCAAAGAACCGTCTGCTAATTGTATTTGTTGTTGAAGCCTGCTTTGTTGCTGATTTCTTACCTGAAAAACTTCACCATTAATCATGGTATAATGAACCCGGTTCTGATTTCTTTCCTGAGCCTGAGCCGGTGTGCTATTATTATTTTGTTGTTT includes:
- a CDS encoding NTP/NDP exchange transporter; the protein is MIRNLFKKAFDIREGEIRISFLMQFYIFLLISVLLIVKPTVNALFLSGLGARHLPYAYILMAFFAIVSSYFYNKAVRHFSFLKITITTLVCFGLAFVLLTFLLDFSLVNDVFLYVYYLGVSLFAVLATSQFWMLANMVYNVREAKRLFGFIGAGAIAGGIFGGYLTTVLSSLFGTRIVIMVAAMLILSCIPLVQVIWRLRVKKLSAYIQRQRKGTDSNGYKSSLQLIINSKHLTYLAYITGVGVLIAKLVDFQFSDFAHNAIPDPDSLASFFGFWFSTFNVIALVIQLFLTNRIVGYFGVASSLLILPLSIALGCLLFLTFPELWVLIIIKGIDSSFKQSLSRAAIELSVLPIPYHIKSQAKSYIDVVVDSVATGIAGLLLIFLIKRMDLSTSFITVIVLLFIFLWIVLIYRLREAYFDSFRINLKNSLIANENKKEGLKKDTSLKSALRVFKNGTEDEILFVLENINSFRLKSLKQRIINLLNHPSSNVKTAVIEQLYFYDKGTAIGKIKDIVHTTKNDGVVFAAMQYLILHTDLKDDNIFNLYLDHKNDYIANAALLCLAKEASNNNKIALKYDLNSRIENKLRKLENTDHPVREEEIANFLITLGYAQKRKYLSFISAHFNNKSPYIVKHAIKAAGLTAEERFISILMDFVGEKKYRKPAIKALKRFGQGITLTLAKYVADDTVNDNIKQYIPRIVEEFRNQNSVFILFNLMRSKDIIIRLQASKSLNKLQKGKHDLLFDQKKLIKTILRETAYYRNTINSIASIQNEIKKSIPMETTNDKATEIFIAREGILTILQQQLEHSLQTIFKLLSLKYERTDMDVAYYGLKSGTQEAKVHAVEFLDNLLHVKLKTAILPLVEHHIIDNESYQVSSFKLTVLSEKECLLMLIKNRGKRIKLSVLNLIEQLGNTDYVVHITPLLKHKNPEIRFFAQKTIERLMYNASA
- a CDS encoding MFS transporter encodes the protein MNSPTHQRISLSVYFFLSGFCFSTWASRIPTIKDMFHLNEAELGNMLLAMPISSLLGLPISGWLVSKFDSRTPLLFSFIFFSLSLLLIGYSTSIVMLLIAICSFAFFMRILNISMNTQSIALQKSFQKKIIGSFHGIWSTGGLSGVGFSTLMVKMNISIEKHLLITAVFTLVSSLLAYRYLIKNDKSKYGNKLIIGKPDPFIFFLGILVFFAAVCEGGMYDWSGVYFKEVIKEEIFTFGYLIFMAFMALSRFFSDRLIENIGMKKTYILSALFISLGISTAVIFPFFWPAMIGFCLVGFGTASVFPMTFSLAGTSKKYSPGMAISIIVTYGIAGMLIGPPLIGYVAHAFNLKVSFVIFILSGIMLVPVSQLVFKYQKKQS
- a CDS encoding sigma-70 family RNA polymerase sigma factor; translated protein: MRQLKITKQVTNRESKSLNSYLQDVSRIDMITANEEVELAQRIKKGDQAALERLTRANLRFVVSVAKQYQNQGLNLSDLINEGNVGLVKAAKRFDETRGFKFISYAVWWIRQSILQAIAEKGRIVRLPLNKIGEISKINKSVERLQQLFERKPTAEEIARDLDMPEYKIKLTLKNISRNLSLDAPFQEDESNNNLYSVIKAEDSPKPDKNLIHDSLKIEIDRALDTLSPREKDVVKLNFGLNDHPAMTLEEIGKAFDLTRERVRQIREKAIRRLRNQSRSRVLKMYLGQN
- a CDS encoding DUF6799 domain-containing protein, with the protein product MKKIILLLLSIVFSEAIIYAQERDRDRDRDQDQTRLMLVDGDVLQIQDRDQTRLHNKILLKDGSVINPDGTYLTGDQKRLRLQDGQCIDMDGNLYQNEYQYRRQVKQQNNNSTPAQAQERNQNRVHYTMINGEVFQVRNQQQSRLQQQIQLADGSLVNPDGTYQNKSRQQLRLQEGECLNMEGMKYKNTFEHRKMVMKKKATKKMQKPMVQKKKKGNT